Proteins from one Paenibacillus amylolyticus genomic window:
- a CDS encoding amino acid permease, whose amino-acid sequence MKSQVHTKKDDEKLSWVSLSLFGAGCTLGTGFFLGTSLAIHWAGIFVLVLLVLAAAGTYFVFGALAQMTADDPKEGAFRTYAGEAFGPWAGFGSGWMYWFSEMLIMGSSLTALGLFSQFWFPKFPLWAFVAVYAAIGLFIAALGAKGLTKTENILAVIKLAATVAFIAIGGAACLGWLPVKVTPEQLKNEWFPHGGKGVWTGFIYAFFAFAGIEVMGLMAANLKEPKDAVKSGRVMLLSVSTLYVIAIALILFLVPSAQLTPDESPLVKAMSTIGLTVVVHILNGILIIAGFSTMVASLYAITSMLVKLAEDGDAPKLFTKTWGRRICRFRHCVAQRRD is encoded by the coding sequence ATGAAAAGTCAGGTACACACGAAGAAGGACGACGAAAAACTAAGTTGGGTCAGTCTGTCTTTGTTTGGGGCGGGTTGCACGCTTGGAACAGGATTTTTTCTGGGAACCAGTCTCGCGATTCATTGGGCCGGCATTTTTGTACTTGTATTGTTGGTGCTCGCTGCAGCAGGTACCTACTTTGTATTTGGTGCGCTGGCGCAGATGACGGCAGATGATCCGAAGGAAGGGGCATTTCGAACCTATGCAGGCGAAGCATTTGGACCTTGGGCCGGCTTCGGTAGTGGGTGGATGTACTGGTTTTCTGAAATGCTTATCATGGGTAGCTCTTTGACAGCACTCGGGCTCTTTTCTCAATTCTGGTTTCCCAAGTTTCCGCTATGGGCATTTGTCGCGGTATATGCGGCTATCGGTCTGTTCATTGCTGCACTGGGAGCGAAAGGATTAACCAAAACAGAAAATATTCTTGCGGTAATCAAACTTGCTGCAACGGTTGCATTTATAGCGATAGGGGGAGCAGCTTGTCTGGGTTGGTTACCTGTAAAAGTGACACCAGAACAATTGAAGAATGAATGGTTTCCGCATGGGGGTAAGGGAGTATGGACCGGTTTCATCTATGCATTCTTTGCTTTTGCCGGAATTGAGGTGATGGGTTTGATGGCAGCTAACCTGAAAGAACCGAAAGATGCCGTGAAATCAGGTCGCGTAATGTTATTATCGGTGAGTACACTCTATGTCATTGCGATAGCATTGATCCTGTTCCTCGTGCCATCCGCTCAGTTGACTCCAGATGAAAGTCCGCTGGTCAAAGCCATGTCAACCATCGGATTAACCGTGGTGGTTCACATTCTCAACGGAATTCTGATCATTGCCGGATTCTCAACGATGGTGGCTTCACTCTATGCGATTACCTCCATGTTGGTAAAACTCGCAGAAGATGGAGATGCGCCGAAGCTATTTACGAAAACCTGGGGAAGAAGGATATGCCGCTTCAGGCATTGTGTTGCACAGCGGCGGGATTAA
- a CDS encoding HNH endonuclease yields the protein MSEQCELCGREPVSTTVHHLTPKEMGGTFLPTANLCIPCHKQIHSLYTNQDIITLGLTDLQSLRQAERMIPFIRWIRKQPASTIPRVRKSNHVRKS from the coding sequence ATGAGTGAACAATGCGAATTATGTGGGAGAGAACCTGTGAGCACGACCGTTCATCATCTGACTCCCAAAGAAATGGGAGGTACATTTCTGCCAACGGCCAACCTGTGCATCCCCTGTCACAAACAGATTCATTCTCTATACACCAATCAGGACATCATAACGCTTGGTCTTACGGACCTGCAGTCCTTGAGACAAGCCGAACGAATGATTCCCTTTATCCGCTGGATTCGCAAACAGCCTGCTTCAACCATTCCCCGTGTACGGAAATCCAATCATGTTCGCAAATCGTAA
- a CDS encoding urea carboxylase-associated family protein translates to MNTNQRHKQSYRIPAKTGYALNVSKGSLLRITDLEGQQVIDFVAYDAANANHRLDPGVTMDVLRTYRIKPGQFVYSNQYQPLLKIVRDTVGVHDFFNSACRPEMYEVLYDKKDHASCYHNLNTALEPFAILPPDQHYPFNLFMKSVVDSKGKIDVVAPDSRAGDYIEMEALMDLTIGLSACPCEESSCNGYNCTPIQLDVEF, encoded by the coding sequence ATGAATACCAATCAGCGCCATAAACAGTCTTATCGTATCCCTGCCAAAACGGGATATGCGCTAAACGTAAGCAAGGGTTCTTTACTGCGTATAACGGATCTTGAAGGACAGCAAGTTATCGATTTTGTCGCATACGATGCTGCAAATGCTAACCATCGCTTGGACCCTGGTGTGACCATGGACGTATTGCGTACTTACCGTATTAAACCGGGACAGTTTGTGTATTCCAATCAATACCAACCATTACTCAAGATTGTACGTGATACCGTTGGGGTACATGATTTCTTCAACTCCGCTTGCCGTCCAGAGATGTATGAAGTGTTATACGATAAAAAAGATCACGCCAGTTGTTATCACAATCTGAACACTGCACTTGAACCCTTCGCGATCTTACCGCCGGATCAACACTATCCCTTTAACCTGTTTATGAAGTCCGTCGTAGATAGTAAAGGTAAGATTGATGTTGTCGCTCCTGACTCCCGTGCAGGTGATTATATCGAGATGGAGGCATTAATGGACCTCACGATTGGGCTCTCCGCTTGCCCTTGTGAAGAAAGCTCATGTAACGGTTACAACTGCACCCCCATTCAATTGGATGTTGAATTTTAA
- a CDS encoding glucose 1-dehydrogenase gives MNVPTFHLDGQTALVTGAGRGIGKAIAIGLAHSGSDVVLVSRTMKEIEETAGYIYEQTGRKALALTADVTSKEQMEETFQEAISEMGSLDILVNNAGMNIRTPALEVTDEQWETIMQTNLKSAFFASQLAGQHMKERKGGKIINISSVGGHTALRTGVVYGATKAALIHMTKVLALEWGKYGIRVNSVGPWYFRTPLTEKLLDDPQYLQEIVSRTPLQRVGELEEVVGPVVFLASDAAGYITGQTLLVDGGMSIYGF, from the coding sequence ATGAATGTACCCACATTTCATCTCGATGGACAGACAGCATTGGTGACAGGTGCAGGGAGAGGGATCGGAAAAGCAATTGCGATCGGACTTGCCCATTCAGGGAGTGACGTTGTACTTGTATCCCGAACAATGAAAGAAATTGAGGAGACAGCCGGATACATATATGAACAGACAGGGCGTAAAGCGCTCGCTCTAACTGCGGATGTGACATCAAAAGAACAAATGGAAGAGACGTTTCAAGAGGCGATCTCGGAGATGGGTAGTCTGGACATTCTGGTGAATAATGCAGGTATGAACATTCGGACACCAGCACTTGAAGTAACGGACGAGCAGTGGGAGACCATCATGCAGACGAACTTAAAATCCGCTTTTTTCGCTTCGCAACTGGCGGGTCAGCATATGAAGGAGCGTAAGGGTGGGAAGATTATCAACATCTCTTCGGTAGGCGGCCATACGGCTCTTCGAACAGGAGTAGTATATGGCGCGACCAAAGCTGCATTAATTCATATGACCAAAGTTCTCGCACTGGAATGGGGGAAATATGGAATCCGTGTGAATTCAGTAGGACCATGGTATTTCCGAACTCCTTTGACCGAAAAACTGCTGGATGATCCCCAGTATTTGCAGGAAATTGTAAGTCGTACACCGCTACAGCGTGTGGGAGAATTGGAGGAAGTGGTAGGACCGGTCGTATTCCTGGCATCGGATGCAGCGGGATACATCACAGGTCAGACGTTATTGGTTGACGGTGGCATGTCCATCTACGGATTCTAG
- a CDS encoding LysE family transporter codes for MHACLDFGTRRHVCGFGVYAADLFWGCSFSGHAVHALFLWSFGSFILIYTGVETLSKLRQGIQGTSTAEATVRKSFISGFLMALSNPLNILFWLGIYGSILATTVKHTDTAHLLFYSSGIFIGILVWDVIMAGMASRFHKHSNENVLRWISVISGICLIGFGLYFGYEAVRSIFF; via the coding sequence ATTCATGCATGCCTGGATTTTGGGACTCGGCGCCATGTTTGCGGATTTGGTGTATATGCTGCTGATTTATTTTGGGGTTGCTCATTTTCTGGACACGCCGTTCATGCGCTCTTTCTCTGGTCCTTTGGCAGTTTTATTCTGATTTACACGGGAGTGGAAACACTCTCGAAGCTGAGACAAGGTATTCAAGGCACATCTACTGCGGAGGCGACTGTTCGAAAATCGTTTATATCGGGCTTTTTGATGGCCCTGTCCAATCCACTGAATATTTTGTTTTGGCTTGGGATCTATGGCTCCATTCTTGCGACAACTGTGAAACATACGGATACTGCTCATTTGTTGTTCTATAGTTCAGGCATATTCATTGGCATCCTGGTGTGGGATGTCATTATGGCTGGAATGGCCAGTCGCTTCCACAAGCATAGCAACGAAAATGTCTTACGCTGGATATCGGTTATTTCAGGAATCTGCCTAATTGGATTTGGTTTGTATTTTGGGTACGAAGCTGTGCGTTCCATTTTTTTCTGA
- a CDS encoding aldo/keto reductase — METRNYGNTGMQVSTLGFGGSEIRDSSRGDVEQLLNSALDAGLNVIDTAECYGDSEELIGEVLSHRRDDYYLFTKCGHAAGIDGPDWDAKVLEQTIDRSLKRLKTDYVDVIHLHSCSEEVLRQGAVIEVLQRAKEAGKTRFIGYSGDTTDALYAIKTGAFDSLETSLNIADQEAIELTLPEARKRNMGVIAKRPIANVAWTFETLSEEAYPYAYWKRLSELQYGFLGEDAQAAVETALRFTLSTEGVDTAIVGTAKPNRWQQNADLVAKGPLPQKLYDEIRARWKEIAGSDWTGRT, encoded by the coding sequence ATGGAAACGCGTAATTACGGAAACACGGGTATGCAAGTAAGCACACTTGGATTCGGTGGGTCGGAGATTCGAGATTCATCCAGAGGCGATGTGGAACAATTGCTGAATAGTGCTTTGGATGCGGGATTAAACGTGATAGATACGGCTGAATGTTATGGTGACAGCGAGGAGTTAATCGGTGAGGTGTTGTCACATCGGCGCGATGATTACTATCTGTTCACCAAATGTGGACATGCTGCCGGGATTGATGGGCCGGATTGGGATGCCAAAGTACTGGAGCAGACGATTGATCGTAGTCTGAAGCGGTTGAAAACGGACTATGTGGATGTTATCCATCTGCATAGCTGTTCTGAGGAAGTACTTCGACAAGGAGCAGTAATCGAAGTACTACAGCGTGCCAAGGAAGCAGGGAAGACCAGGTTTATCGGATATAGTGGGGATACAACAGATGCGCTCTATGCGATTAAGACCGGAGCATTTGATAGTCTGGAGACTTCATTAAATATAGCAGATCAGGAAGCGATTGAACTTACGTTGCCTGAGGCGAGAAAGAGAAATATGGGAGTGATCGCCAAAAGGCCAATAGCTAATGTGGCCTGGACATTTGAAACGCTCTCCGAAGAAGCATATCCATATGCATATTGGAAGCGTTTAAGTGAGCTTCAATATGGTTTTCTGGGCGAAGATGCCCAGGCAGCGGTAGAAACAGCACTGCGTTTTACACTAAGTACCGAAGGTGTAGATACAGCTATTGTTGGGACCGCCAAGCCCAATCGCTGGCAGCAAAATGCTGACCTTGTGGCCAAAGGGCCGTTACCACAGAAGCTGTATGACGAGATTAGAGCACGATGGAAAGAAATTGCCGGATCAGATTGGACGGGCCGTACTTAA
- the mobB gene encoding molybdopterin-guanine dinucleotide biosynthesis protein B yields the protein MTAMSNTKPHIIQIVGYKNTGKTTLIASLIGHFSSMGLKVAAIKHDGHDHFEIDQQGTDSYQFGEAGALAVVVMSEKRTAIIERKATRLEDMLSHLSGYDWIVIEGFKDASYPKLVVVREKKDLTLINQLEGVVGIVSWLSSEKCMELSIVSRDITWYSVHETTEIAIAMLEMVGSKTDG from the coding sequence ATGACTGCAATGAGTAATACAAAACCACATATCATCCAGATTGTCGGATACAAAAATACGGGCAAGACAACCCTAATTGCTTCGTTGATTGGGCATTTTTCTTCCATGGGACTTAAGGTAGCAGCGATTAAGCATGATGGACATGACCATTTTGAGATAGATCAGCAGGGAACGGATTCGTATCAATTTGGGGAGGCAGGGGCATTGGCGGTGGTTGTCATGTCAGAGAAGCGTACTGCCATAATAGAACGAAAAGCAACCAGGTTGGAGGATATGTTAAGTCATCTGTCCGGTTATGATTGGATTGTTATTGAAGGATTCAAGGATGCATCATATCCCAAATTGGTCGTGGTTCGCGAAAAGAAAGATCTGACACTGATTAATCAGCTTGAAGGGGTTGTGGGTATTGTCTCATGGTTATCTTCAGAGAAGTGCATGGAGCTGAGTATCGTAAGCAGAGATATAACTTGGTATTCGGTTCATGAGACTACGGAGATAGCCATAGCGATGTTAGAAATGGTCGGGAGCAAGACGGATGGATGA
- a CDS encoding DinB family protein, with translation MTKTTALDVLLIQKDDTWDQCNWIVPLSKALEGLTAEQAAWVPPSGGLSIWQLVNHMYYYNHRLLCRMQGKEPTLPAVDSNEYTFGNAGDATDTAGWNTLLQGTTRLAQQLRDQLAALQESDLEAAYMDSETKWADQLARWILHDAYHAGQIVLLRRQQGSWNIIF, from the coding sequence ATGACGAAAACAACAGCACTAGATGTGTTACTTATTCAAAAGGATGATACTTGGGATCAATGTAATTGGATTGTACCTTTGTCGAAGGCATTGGAAGGTCTTACCGCAGAACAAGCAGCCTGGGTTCCACCCTCAGGTGGATTAAGCATCTGGCAGTTGGTTAACCATATGTATTATTACAATCATCGCTTATTATGCCGCATGCAAGGTAAAGAGCCCACCCTTCCTGCTGTAGACTCCAATGAATACACGTTTGGGAATGCTGGAGATGCAACGGACACAGCCGGATGGAATACCCTGCTACAGGGTACAACCCGATTAGCGCAACAGTTGCGAGATCAATTGGCTGCACTACAAGAGTCAGATCTTGAAGCCGCATATATGGACTCCGAAACGAAATGGGCAGACCAACTTGCCCGCTGGATACTTCACGATGCCTATCACGCAGGCCAGATCGTGCTGCTTCGCAGACAGCAAGGAAGCTGGAATATCATTTTCTAA
- a CDS encoding PspA/IM30 family protein, translating to MSIFKRLRDLTMSNINAIIDKAEDPIKMTDQYIRDMQEDLEDAEKAVAQQIAIEKKFKQLFEEQEALVKKREEQAHTAARAQNLDLARRALEEKRLLKRRWLSTKPATIKTRLPQITCVASSDEMRKQLTQMKNKRETLVARYNAAKAQTEINKALNGFGSDTASAGMKRMEEKMMQMEAQAEASNEMSSKGKSLDEEFEKLGKDQAVEDELAALMKQYDNKN from the coding sequence ATGTCCATTTTCAAACGTTTGCGTGATTTAACTATGTCTAACATCAACGCCATTATTGACAAGGCGGAAGATCCGATCAAGATGACGGACCAATATATCCGTGACATGCAAGAGGATCTGGAAGATGCGGAGAAAGCAGTAGCTCAACAGATCGCAATTGAGAAGAAATTCAAGCAGCTATTCGAAGAGCAGGAAGCGCTTGTGAAGAAACGTGAGGAGCAGGCGCATACGGCGGCACGTGCTCAAAATCTCGATTTGGCTCGACGTGCGCTGGAAGAGAAAAGGCTGCTGAAGAGAAGATGGCTGAGTACAAAACCAGCTACGATCAAAACAAGGCTTCCGCAGATAACCTGCGTGGCAAGCTCGGACGAGATGCGTAAGCAGCTGACTCAAATGAAGAATAAACGTGAAACATTGGTAGCCCGTTACAATGCAGCAAAAGCCCAAACGGAAATCAACAAAGCGTTGAATGGATTTGGCTCCGATACGGCAAGTGCTGGAATGAAGCGTATGGAAGAGAAAATGATGCAGATGGAAGCACAGGCGGAAGCAAGCAACGAAATGTCTTCCAAAGGCAAGTCTTTGGATGAAGAGTTCGAGAAGTTGGGCAAAGATCAGGCTGTGGAAGATGAACTCGCAGCATTGATGAAACAATACGATAATAAGAACTAA
- a CDS encoding DUF350 domain-containing protein: protein MDLNILAMLVWTVSGSILLFVLMYVDSLFTKYRDFAEVKAGNMAVTTRMVMKLFAQGYVLATSISTAGHLGEALLVSVVSFIILLILESVVHFMIRRWANLDLDTGIQQGKTGYGLFSGALHIVGALIIAACL, encoded by the coding sequence ATGGATTTGAATATTTTGGCGATGCTGGTCTGGACCGTATCTGGTTCGATTTTGCTGTTTGTTCTGATGTATGTGGACTCACTGTTTACGAAATATAGGGATTTTGCTGAAGTAAAGGCTGGCAATATGGCCGTTACTACACGTATGGTTATGAAATTATTTGCACAAGGGTATGTACTTGCTACGTCTATTTCTACGGCTGGTCATCTTGGTGAAGCATTATTGGTCTCCGTTGTATCCTTTATCATTTTGTTGATTCTGGAGAGTGTTGTACACTTTATGATTCGCAGATGGGCCAATCTGGATCTGGATACCGGAATTCAGCAAGGGAAAACAGGATACGGGTTGTTCTCTGGCGCTTTACATATCGTGGGCGCATTGATTATTGCAGCTTGTTTATAA
- a CDS encoding CGNR zinc finger domain-containing protein — MDRLWTDFVNSDYHDWRGGDRSEDRLGKASWQQDFLNRWQLHASVPASPEDEVLMRDFRNNLMALGARLSSGASLTDTEKQWLNSVMEAGHVRRKITTIDQELKLQLIAVEAHWHQVMAEVAADFAMTLVEGESNRIRICDNSDCRWMFYDDTRSRTQKYCDDKMCGNLMKVRRFRAKRKSQN, encoded by the coding sequence ATGGACCGACTTTGGACCGATTTTGTAAACAGCGATTATCACGACTGGCGTGGGGGAGATCGATCAGAGGACAGGCTCGGGAAGGCGAGCTGGCAGCAAGATTTTCTGAATCGATGGCAACTTCACGCTTCTGTTCCTGCATCTCCGGAAGATGAGGTGTTAATGAGAGACTTTAGAAATAATTTGATGGCACTTGGAGCCCGCTTGTCTTCCGGAGCATCATTAACGGATACAGAAAAACAATGGTTGAACAGCGTTATGGAAGCAGGACATGTCAGAAGAAAAATAACTACAATAGATCAGGAGCTCAAACTCCAATTAATAGCTGTAGAAGCTCATTGGCATCAAGTCATGGCTGAGGTGGCTGCTGATTTTGCCATGACTTTGGTGGAGGGAGAGAGTAACCGAATTCGGATCTGTGATAATTCGGATTGTCGCTGGATGTTCTATGATGATACCCGAAGCAGAACACAGAAGTACTGTGATGATAAAATGTGTGGCAATCTGATGAAGGTTCGCAGATTTCGAGCGAAACGCAAATCCCAAAATTGA
- the xerS gene encoding tyrosine recombinase XerS — translation MTNVQKEIDRRKLDDKLPSMPWFVQQFMDYKLPDLSPSTLLEYLRDYEAFFGWLRAEGLSEASSNKDVTLNELEVLRMDSVTAYRLFLTTKREGTNSRITVSRKLSSLRSLFHYLSQIAEDEDFYPLLKRNIMAKIEIKRTHKPKDTAAKLKGKILEEEELLEFIGYILEGYAVDMQKNKQALYSHELNKERDACIASLILNSGLRVSEVVNLNVDDLDLNNKLLYVYRKGNNDETYKTPVYFREQAKDELATYMNLRQSRYRTPKREKGLFIALRNGDSEGSRMTKRAIQAMIMKYAKCFGKPYLTVHKLRHSFATDYYLQNDIYKTKEQLGHASTETTEIYAHLTDKTMSEAIERRTDDGM, via the coding sequence TTGACCAACGTGCAAAAAGAGATTGATCGACGCAAGCTGGATGACAAACTACCTTCCATGCCTTGGTTCGTTCAGCAATTCATGGACTACAAGCTGCCTGACCTATCCCCCTCTACCCTGCTTGAATATCTGAGAGATTACGAAGCTTTCTTCGGTTGGCTGCGAGCAGAAGGGCTGTCCGAGGCAAGCTCTAATAAAGATGTAACGTTGAATGAACTGGAAGTCCTTCGCATGGATTCGGTTACCGCCTATCGTTTATTTCTCACAACCAAACGGGAAGGAACCAACTCCAGAATTACCGTCTCTCGCAAACTCTCTTCCCTTCGCTCCCTGTTTCATTACCTGAGCCAGATTGCGGAAGATGAAGACTTCTATCCATTGTTGAAGCGGAACATTATGGCCAAAATCGAAATCAAACGTACTCATAAGCCCAAGGACACCGCTGCCAAACTCAAAGGTAAAATTCTCGAGGAAGAGGAGCTGCTTGAATTTATCGGATATATTCTGGAAGGTTACGCTGTTGATATGCAGAAGAACAAGCAAGCGCTATATTCCCATGAGCTCAACAAAGAGAGGGACGCTTGCATTGCCAGCCTGATTCTCAATTCAGGTTTACGGGTCTCGGAAGTTGTGAACCTGAACGTCGATGACCTCGATCTTAACAACAAACTCCTGTATGTTTATCGCAAAGGTAATAATGATGAGACGTACAAAACACCCGTTTATTTCAGGGAACAGGCCAAGGATGAACTCGCAACCTATATGAACTTGCGGCAATCACGTTACCGTACACCCAAACGGGAGAAGGGTCTGTTCATTGCTTTGCGTAACGGAGATTCAGAAGGAAGCCGAATGACCAAAAGAGCGATTCAAGCCATGATCATGAAGTACGCCAAATGTTTTGGCAAACCATACTTGACCGTTCACAAATTACGACATTCATTCGCAACCGACTATTATCTGCAAAATGATATTTACAAAACGAAAGAGCAGCTTGGACATGCTTCTACGGAAACGACCGAGATCTATGCTCACCTTACGGACAAAACGATGTCCGAAGCCATCGAACGTCGTACTGACGATGGGATGTAA
- a CDS encoding DUF4178 domain-containing protein encodes MSVWKRIKGILTKPEPPQAEKTMLQLAPGDICEVSLVTYEVVGRVQNRARNAVVLTLQDGTAFRYLHIEERELTRYALYTPIDGRLDAPDEVPTLLDLDGRAYHLEEEYGGMVSTAGRTPYGQAGEQLVWQYQSDDNMLLRVEWQDRRFTLYEGESILSADIKVIRSS; translated from the coding sequence ATGAGTGTATGGAAACGAATTAAAGGAATACTAACGAAACCTGAACCACCGCAGGCAGAGAAAACCATGCTTCAGCTTGCACCTGGTGATATCTGTGAGGTTTCTCTGGTCACTTATGAAGTTGTTGGTCGGGTGCAAAATCGCGCTCGTAATGCAGTTGTGCTCACGTTGCAGGATGGTACCGCATTTCGATATTTGCATATTGAAGAACGGGAACTCACACGTTATGCCCTATATACGCCAATTGATGGCAGGCTTGATGCACCTGATGAGGTGCCCACATTGCTGGACCTGGATGGACGCGCATATCATCTGGAGGAAGAGTATGGCGGCATGGTATCAACGGCAGGCAGAACGCCGTATGGTCAGGCTGGAGAACAGTTGGTATGGCAGTATCAGTCGGATGATAATATGCTTCTTCGCGTGGAGTGGCAAGACAGAAGATTTACACTGTATGAGGGTGAGTCCATTCTTTCTGCGGATATCAAAGTGATTCGTTCGAGCTAG
- a CDS encoding YqcI/YcgG family protein, whose translation MAELYSADEINSVYERLPSWQQDAYSQFAKMIADEHNTYPCVPGRMGFLSGHLRYGFTSDPRSEQAAVDMADLLRQYGPVSRDTGQYASMVVICETPSDLKDHTTVEQYQTLFWQMLNRVSSHDTESWPEHISTDPHDSSWEFCFGGEPYFCFCATPAHELRASRHFPYLMFAFQPRWVFESINDNTPLGRKMKTLIRKRLAAYDAVPAHPSLMWYGQQDNLEWKQYFLPDDEQTPSKCPFMRMKQAIGKLTK comes from the coding sequence ATGGCTGAGCTGTATAGTGCCGACGAAATAAATAGTGTATACGAGCGTCTTCCATCTTGGCAGCAGGACGCTTATTCGCAATTTGCCAAGATGATCGCCGATGAACATAATACGTATCCGTGTGTACCAGGGCGAATGGGGTTTCTGTCAGGACATTTGAGGTACGGCTTTACAAGTGATCCCCGTTCTGAACAGGCTGCTGTGGATATGGCTGACCTGCTCAGACAATATGGTCCTGTCTCCAGAGACACCGGTCAATACGCTTCAATGGTGGTCATCTGTGAGACGCCAAGCGATCTGAAAGATCATACAACGGTAGAGCAATATCAGACGTTATTTTGGCAAATGCTTAATCGGGTAAGTTCACACGATACCGAGTCTTGGCCGGAACATATTTCAACCGATCCTCACGATTCATCATGGGAGTTTTGCTTTGGTGGAGAGCCTTACTTTTGTTTCTGTGCGACTCCTGCACATGAACTCCGAGCCAGCCGACATTTTCCTTACCTCATGTTTGCTTTTCAACCACGATGGGTATTCGAATCCATTAACGACAATACGCCTCTTGGCCGTAAAATGAAAACCTTGATCCGCAAACGTCTCGCTGCGTATGATGCTGTTCCAGCTCACCCTTCGCTAATGTGGTATGGTCAACAGGATAATCTGGAATGGAAACAGTATTTCCTGCCCGATGATGAGCAGACACCTTCCAAATGTCCCTTCATGCGGATGAAGCAAGCCATAGGCAAGTTGACCAAATAA
- a CDS encoding DUF4247 domain-containing protein, translating into MKKRLAHALKLMLVFSLVMSLLSACGAPSVQDTYPLESVNGSGNSTSYVYRASDRTVPEVARELSDQRQPDQISAENTERMFLVYQDEYYHLQQDPNKPEDTLVEVDSKEYVRQNYDSSFLQGYLTATLIGNLFDSFGGRGYGNYRGYTNKDTYKPNGSYRAPTSNDKKLAPPITVDRKGTITRRGSDKDSSVGSGGGLFNRNKDQSKGTIDRNKSSGGLGGLFDSPKKSYKKPKTRVGGGRIMRRR; encoded by the coding sequence ATGAAAAAACGCTTGGCACATGCATTAAAATTAATGCTGGTCTTCAGCCTTGTGATGTCTCTGTTGTCCGCGTGCGGAGCACCTTCTGTTCAGGACACATATCCGCTTGAATCGGTTAACGGCAGTGGTAACTCAACGTCTTATGTGTACCGTGCTTCGGATCGCACCGTTCCGGAAGTGGCTCGGGAATTGTCTGACCAAAGGCAACCGGATCAGATCTCGGCAGAGAACACAGAGCGTATGTTCCTCGTGTATCAGGATGAGTACTATCACTTGCAACAAGATCCGAACAAGCCGGAGGATACCCTTGTTGAGGTGGACTCCAAGGAATATGTCCGGCAGAACTACGATTCATCTTTTTTACAAGGTTACCTCACCGCTACATTAATTGGTAATCTGTTCGATTCTTTTGGCGGGCGAGGTTATGGCAACTATCGAGGATATACCAATAAAGATACGTATAAACCGAATGGATCTTATCGAGCACCAACAAGTAATGACAAGAAGCTTGCTCCACCGATTACTGTTGATCGGAAAGGCACGATTACAAGGCGCGGAAGCGATAAAGATTCAAGCGTGGGATCGGGCGGAGGATTATTCAACCGTAACAAAGATCAGAGCAAGGGGACCATTGATCGTAACAAAAGCAGTGGTGGTCTGGGCGGGTTGTTTGATTCACCCAAGAAATCCTACAAAAAACCGAAAACCAGAGTGGGCGGCGGTCGCATTATGAGGCGTAGATAA